The genomic region GCCTTCCGGGCCGAGATGGACCGGCAGGCCCGGGAGCACGCCACCGACGTCCCGGCCCTGAACTGACCACCGGGATGCCGACGCCGGAAACCGGCCGCGCCCCCGCACACCGCGCCCCAGGCCTTCCTGTCATCGACCCGGCCTCCGGGGAGACCTTCGACGAAACCCCCGACCAGCAGCCGCACGAGCTGGACGACGCGATTGACCGGGCCCGGCGCGCCTGGACCGGATGGCGCGCCGACCCGGGCGCTCGCACCACCATGCTGAACGCCGCCGCCGACGCCGTGGACGCTGCCGGAGACGACCTCGCTCCGTTGCTCACCCGGGAACAGGGCAAGCCTCTTGCCGAGTCGTACGCCGAGGTCGCCCGTACGGCGGCCCGGCTGCGGTACTTCGCCGCTCTGGCTCCCCGCACCCGCCGGATCGACGACGGCCGGCCCGTACACAGCGAGATCCGCTGGAAGTCACTCGGGCCCGTTGCCGCGATCGTGCCGTGGAACTTCCCCCTCCAGCTCGCGTCGGCGAAGTTCGCTCCCGCACTGGCCGCCGGCAACACCGTGGTCCTCAAACCGTCTCCGTACACCCCCCTTGCCACCCGACTGCTCGGCGCCGTCCTCTCCACAGCCCTGCCCGAGGACGTCCTGACCGTCGTCACCGGCCGGGAACCCCTCGGTGCCCACCTCGCCGCCCACCCGGGTATCCGCCACGTCACCTTCACCGGCTCGGTGCCGACCGGGCGGGCCGTCGCCGCAGCTGCGGCGGCCTCCCTCGCCCGTGTCACCCTGGAACTGGGCGGCAACGACGCGGCCGTCCTCCTGGACGACGTCGACGTGGACCGGGTCGCGGACCGGCTGTTCTGGGCCGCCTTCCGCAACTGCGGGCAGGTCTGCATGGCGGTCAAACGCGTCTACGCACCGGCCCGGCTCCACGCCGAGGTCGTCGAGGCCCTCGCGCACCGCGCCAAGACCGTCGTCGTAGGATCCGGCCTGGACCCGGAGACCCGGCTCGGTCCGGTCAACAACGCCCCCCAGCTGGCCCGCGTCGAGCGGGTCACGCAACGGGCCATGACGGCCGGCGCCCGGGCGGCGGCGGGTGGTCACCGGCTCGACGGACCGGGCTACTTCTTCGCTCCCACGATCCTCACGGACGTCCCTCCCGACGACCCGGTGGTGACCAGGGAACAATTCGGGCCGGTCCTGCCGGTGCTGCCGTACCGAAACCTCGACGAAGCCGTCGAAGCCGCCAACAACACCGGCTTCGGGCTGGGCGGTTCGGTGTGGGGCACCGACCTCGACCGGGCGGCGGCGGCAGCCGAGCGGCTCGAATGCGGCACGGCCTGGGTCAACCACCACGCCGAACTCTCCCTTGCCCAGCCCTTCGCAGGCGTCAAGGACAGCGGGGTCGGTGTCGCGGGCGGGCCGTGGGGTCTCTACGGCAACCTCCGTCCGTTCGTCGTGCACCGGCCGAAGGAGGAAGGGCGATGAAGTTCCGAGCCGCCGTGCTGCGCTCCTACGAGACCCCGTTCGCGGTCGAGGAGGTCGTCCTGAGCACCGGCCCGGCCGCCGGCGAGATCCTCGTCGAGATCGCGGGATGCGGAATGTGCCGGACCGATCTCGCGGTCCGGCGATCAGCAGGCCGCACCCCGCTGCCAGCGGTCCTCGGCCACGAGGGGAGCGGAGTCGTGGTGGCGTCCGGCGATGGCCCGGACAGCGCGATCGGCGTCGGTGACCACGTCGTGCTGAGCTTCGATTCCTGCGGGGACTGCCGGAACTGCCGCAGCGCTGCCCCCGCCTACTGCGACTCCTTCGCCTCACTCAACCTCTTCGGGGGACGCGAGAAGGACGCGTCCCGGCTGACCGACGCCGTCGGGGGAGCGCTGGCCCCGCGGTGGTTCGGCCAGTCCTCCTTCGCCGAATACGCCCTCGTCCCGACGCGCAACGCCGTCAGGGTCGACGCCGCCCTGCCGCTCGAACTGCTCGGTCCACTCGGCTGCGGCACCCTCACCGGTGCCGGAGCCGTGCTGAACACCTTCCGTGCCGGCCCCGGTGACACCCTCGCCGTATTCGGTGCGGGAGCGGTGGGTCTGGCCGCAGTCATGGCGGCCACCGCCGCCGGCGTACGGACCGTGGCCGTCGACCGGCATCCGGGGCGCCTGGACCTGGCCGAACGGTTCGGCGCGGTCCCGCTGCCCGCCGTGACGGCCGGACTGGCCGAGCGCATCCGTCGGCACACCGACGGCGGCGCGCAGTACGCCCTGGACACCACGGCCTCCGCCCCGCTGATCAACGACGCCCTCCGCGCGCTGCGCCCCACCGGGACCCTCGGTCTCGTGGCACGCCTCCACACCGCACTGCCGCTCGAACCGGGCACGCTCGACGGGGGCCGCAGCATCCGGCACATCTGCGAGGGGGACGCCGTACCCGAACTGCTGATACCCCGGCTGATCGGTCTGTGGCAGACCGGCCGCTTTCCCTTCGACCAACTGATCCGCAGATATCCCTTGGCCGACATCAACGAGGCCGAACACGACTGTGACGCCGGACGCGTGATCAAGCCCGTCCTGCTGCC from Streptomyces sp. QL37 harbors:
- a CDS encoding aldehyde dehydrogenase family protein, whose translation is MPTPETGRAPAHRAPGLPVIDPASGETFDETPDQQPHELDDAIDRARRAWTGWRADPGARTTMLNAAADAVDAAGDDLAPLLTREQGKPLAESYAEVARTAARLRYFAALAPRTRRIDDGRPVHSEIRWKSLGPVAAIVPWNFPLQLASAKFAPALAAGNTVVLKPSPYTPLATRLLGAVLSTALPEDVLTVVTGREPLGAHLAAHPGIRHVTFTGSVPTGRAVAAAAAASLARVTLELGGNDAAVLLDDVDVDRVADRLFWAAFRNCGQVCMAVKRVYAPARLHAEVVEALAHRAKTVVVGSGLDPETRLGPVNNAPQLARVERVTQRAMTAGARAAAGGHRLDGPGYFFAPTILTDVPPDDPVVTREQFGPVLPVLPYRNLDEAVEAANNTGFGLGGSVWGTDLDRAAAAAERLECGTAWVNHHAELSLAQPFAGVKDSGVGVAGGPWGLYGNLRPFVVHRPKEEGR
- a CDS encoding NAD(P)-dependent alcohol dehydrogenase, translated to MKFRAAVLRSYETPFAVEEVVLSTGPAAGEILVEIAGCGMCRTDLAVRRSAGRTPLPAVLGHEGSGVVVASGDGPDSAIGVGDHVVLSFDSCGDCRNCRSAAPAYCDSFASLNLFGGREKDASRLTDAVGGALAPRWFGQSSFAEYALVPTRNAVRVDAALPLELLGPLGCGTLTGAGAVLNTFRAGPGDTLAVFGAGAVGLAAVMAATAAGVRTVAVDRHPGRLDLAERFGAVPLPAVTAGLAERIRRHTDGGAQYALDTTASAPLINDALRALRPTGTLGLVARLHTALPLEPGTLDGGRSIRHICEGDAVPELLIPRLIGLWQTGRFPFDQLIRRYPLADINEAEHDCDAGRVIKPVLLPERRDR